ATTAGAGTGGAATCCTGAGGTTATGATAGTATCCAGTCAGGATGATAAGGAATTAGCTTACAGTGATGAAAGATTTAAAGATCTAGAGGCAGTAAAAAATAAAAGAATATATGTAACACCTTCATTTGGTCATGTATGGGCAAACCGTACGATGGAACAGCCACTTACGGTTCTATGGGCAGCAAAGTTATTTTACCCTGAAGAATTTAAGGATATCAACATGAATGAAGAGTTAAAATTATTCTCTGAAAAATTCTTTAGCTACAAGCTATCGGATGAGGAAAGCAAAGAAATCCTGGGAGATATGAACTAAACGAAGAAAGGAAAAGATGGCAATGAAAAGACCAAATCCTTTAATTGAAGCTTATCGTTATATAAAAAATATTTATGAAATTGAATCAATGGACCCAGGGATCTTGGAGAAAATAATTTTTTCTCCGAAATGGACGGGTGTTTTTGCAGATAGAGGTCAAACAGGTGTAGCTTTCAATTATGCAGGAGAACATCTAGTTTATGGTCCAGTGAAGGATTTAAATTCAATTGAAGGTCTTAAAAGATTTATAGGACAAAGTTTATTTAGCTTAGCAGAATATCTCCTTCCTTTGGATGAGGATATACATATGCGCTCTATTTGCCTATCTACCCTCAATGCACTTTCTAGACCACTGATCCTTAGGGGCTATCCTAAGGACCAAGCAATAACGAAGTTCAATGCTTCTAAGGATATAGATTTTATTCTGCCAGAAGATATTGTTGTAATTATCGGATATGGTAGACTCATAGATCAGGTATATGGAAGATGTAAAGAATTGCATGTTATGGATATGCGGCCTAAGCATAAGCTGACTTCAATGTGTATTGATAAAAATATAGGCTATGGAAGTAAAAATACTTTTATTCATTCATCTGAAGAAAATGAAGAGATTCTTTCCAAGGCAGATGTTGTCCTAATAACAGGAGCTACACTAGTAAATGGAACGTTTTTAGAACTAATCAAATATTCAAAAGTAGCTCGAGTTATAGGAATGTATGGACCAAGTGCGCAAATTCTTCCAGATATACTATTAAACAGTGGCATAAACTATATCGGCTCTAGTATTGTTACAAAGCCGGATGTATTAGAATCCATTTTAATGGATAATTTTAGCACTCGGCATATGTTTAAGGATTGTATGGACAACTATGTAATAAAGGGGATAAATCAATGCTAAATGAGATTATGGAAATGTCAGATGAGGACCTGTTTCTAAAAGCACAGGAAATCGGATCGTATAAAAGAAAGATAAATACAGGGCCTGCCATTATTACAGGAGCCTGCTTAACCCAGCCTCACTGTAACCATTGCAAATGGGATAGCTTCAAGTCAGGAGATCATGCATTTTCACAAAAAAACTCTTTAGAATCTGTAATAGAGCGTGGAAAACTGATGGAGAGCATAGGGGTTCATCGTATATTTACTGCAACGGGTTGGATGGGGCACACCATACCTGCTGATTATCCACTGTATATAGAGGCACTAAAAGCTCATACGAATATGGAGGTCTTTGGTTTATTTGGGGCTATTGATAAGGAAAGCTTAAAGGCACTACAGTCTGCAGGGATGGATGGATACTTATGTGGAATAGAATCACCAAACGAAGATATTTATAAAAAGTTCCGCCCTGGTGGGGATACATTAAGTGATCGATTAAAAACATTATATGATATGAAAGCGTTGGGCTTAAAGGTTTGGAGTGGTTTTTTAGTTGGGCTTGGGGAGACGAAGGAAGATGTAATGAAAGGACTAGAAATACTAAAAGATTTAGAACCAGAATCCCTGTCGATTCTACCCTTTACTCCTTATCCATTTACGAACATGATGGGAGAAAATCCTGCCAATCCATTGCACTGGGCAAGAACAGTAGCACAAGCTCATTTGTATATGCCCAATGCCAATATATTTTCGGATTCAAAGGTTGGATTTTATGGAAAGTTTAGTGAATTAACAGGAGCAAATGGGAGCTATATTTTTCCAAGAAAAGAATAAACAAGGAGCATAATAAAATACAACGGATACAATGATACCAATCAAAAGCAAAAGAACTTGAGGGGGCTAAATCAATGAAAAAATGTAATAGAATAATCAGTATGATACTAACGATCATTATGCTTTCAGCAATGATTGTTGGGTGTAGCAATAAGACTTTAGAAGCGCAACAATTAGAAGGATCGAAAACAGAAACCCCAGCGGCTTCCTCTGAAGCTGAAACAAAAATAGTAACCAATTTAAATGGAACTGAAATTGAAGTCCCTGTGAATGTAGAGAGGGTGGCTGCTTTATTTGGCCCTTCCTACGAGAAAATATATCTTTTGAATGCAGAAGATAAAATTGTTGCAGCAGGAGATTTTCATAAGGGTGGCTGGCCTTGGTCCAATCAAATTTATAAAAGACTAGATACTGTAGTAGGGATTGAAAATGCACATTCTAGTTTGAATATAGAGAATTTATTAAAATATGAACCACAGGTTGTATTTTATTTTCCGAACCCAGAAGCAGTTGCTTCAATAAATGAAGCTGGAATGGTTGCTATTCCAATGGCATCTACGGGAAAATTTGAAGATACTAAGAACGTATTAACCGTATATGCGGATGTACTGGGAGGGGAAGCTGTAGATATTGCTAAAAAATATGCAAATTATTTTGATGAAAAAGTTAAATTGGTAACGGATATTACTTCTAAAATTTCAAAAGAGGACAGGCCAGATGTTTATTTCTCCAATCAAAACATTCTATGGACAGCAGGGAAGAAGTCGGACATGGTGGAAGTCATTGAACTTGCAGGAGGTAATTGCGTACATAAGGAGATCGAAGGTGGCTCTAAAAATGAAATAACAATTGAGCAGCTGCTAGAATGGAACCCTGATTATATTTTTGTAGATCATGCTGGTTCTTCTGGGAATGCAACTGCAGAAGAAGTTATTAAGGATATGTTGGATGACAACAGATATGAACAAATAAAGGCAATAAAAAATGACAATATATATATTTCTCCAACTGGTGTATTTTTTTGGGATGCTGGTCAACAGAAGGTTCTAATGCTTATGTGGATGGCAAAGCACTTACACCCGGAACATTTTTCAGCTTTAGATATGGCACAGGAGCTAAAATATTTTTATAAGGAGTTTTACCGATACGATTTAACGGATCAAGAGACCGATAGAATTTTAAAGCACTTAAATCCCATGGTCAACTAACTTCCAGTCAAACAAAATTACGAATAGAAAGGGGACAAGGTTATGAAGGAACATAAAGTAGTTGTGCCATCAAGAGAAGAATATATAGAACTTGCAACATCTCTAGCAAAGTTTGATAGAAGAACAGAAATTGTTTCCTTAAAAGAAAGTGTAGGTCGTGTAACAGCAAAGGATATTTATGCGCTCCATACGTTACCGAACCAACCAACAAGTGCTATGGATGGGATCGCTGTTCGGTTTGAAGCGTTCACATCGAAGGAGGTAGATCCTACTGCTTGGGAATTGGGAAAAGAATATGTTTTTAGTAATACAGGTGTTGCAATCCCAACAGAATATGACACAGCAATCCCAATCGAACATGTGAAATTTGATAATAATAACAGACTCCATATAAATAAAATTCCATCCTGCAGAGGAGAAAATGTTGTTCCACGTGGAAAGAATATGAAAGAGGGTGAGCTACTAGTACCTGCTGAATATGTAATTACCCCCTTGCAGTTAGGAGTACTTGCATCGGGCGGTATTTGTGAAATTGAAGTAATAGCAAAACCTAAAGTAGCAATAATACCTACTGGAAACGAGCTTGTGCCAGCTGGTGCAGTACTACCCCTGGGAAAAAACATAGAAACAAACAGCATTGTATTAGAAGCACTCATTAAAGAGTGGGGTGGGGAGCCTATCGTTTATCCCATCATACCAGATGATCCCGTTTATATTTATGATATTTTATATCATGCCCTAAAGCAGAGCGATATGGTTATATTCAATGGTGGATCTTCAAAAGGAACACATGATTTCGGTAAAGAAATTTTAGGTAAAATAGGACAAGTATATGCCTATGAGGTAGCACATGGACCAGGTAAGCACACCAGTCTTACTGTTGCTGGCAATAAACTGATAGTAGGTCTTGTTGGGCCACCTGGCGGAACGGAGCTAACAGCACCTTGGTATGTAAAACCACTGATTAATAAATATCTATGTAAGCCAGATGTACAAGCACCGAAATTAGAAGTCAAATTATTAAATGAAATCAGCTCATCTGCTCCTTTTGATTTCTATATACAACTAATAGTTAGTCAACAAGATGGAGAATATGTTGCTACAAGGATCAAGATGTTCAATGCTACAAGAGCACAATTAGCAGTACAAGCCAACGCAATTCTGTGTGTTCCAAGGGGCGTTGTTTTTAAAAAAGGAGAGACTGTGGCTGTTGAGTTGAAAATACCTATAGAGTACATATCAGCTTAAAAATATTTCTATTTCATAAACTAAAAAATTATATGGATTTTTAAACAAAAGGGGAGGTTTTATAATGTTTAAAAAGTATTCAATGAAGACAAGTAAAATGGCATTACTATTAATTGTAGTACTACTTATGGTATCGATGGCAGGATGTACTAAAAAAGCAGACGAAGCCATAAACAACACTCCTGAGCAAGTAGAACAAGCGCAGCAAGACGAAAGCACTACACGGGTAATAAAGGATATGGCAGGTAGAGAAGTAGAGATTCCTAAAGAAATTAACAAGGTTTTTACTACAAGCGGTGTAGGAACCATAGCATTATACAGTATAAATCCGAGCAAAATGGCCGGATTAAACTCTAAACTTACTGCCTTAGAGGAAAAATATCTTACAAAAGAGTATCAACAGCTTCCTATATTGGGGAGCTATAAAGATGCAAGCAGTGGAAATGCCGAAGAAATATTAAAAGCAAAGCCAGATATTATAATTTCAATGGGAAATATAGATGAAAGATGGATAAAGGATGCTGATGAATCCCAAGAGAAGTTAGGAATCCCATTCTTAATGATAGATGGTGATCTTGAAAACCTTCATAAGACCTATGAATTTTTAGGCGATATATTGGGCGAAGAGGAAAGATGCAAGAAACTAAGTGAATATTGTAAAAACACCATAGAAGAAGTGAAGACCATCGCAAGCACAATCCCAATGGAAGAAAGAATAAAAGTATATTACGGAACAACACAAGGTCCTTTAGTAACAAACGTAACGGGATCCATCCATACGCAAGCTATAGATTTAGTTGGCGCAATCAATGCAGCAGAAGTAACTGTTGAAAAGATGTCGGGTGGAGTAGAAGTGTCTATGGAACAGGTTTTAAATTGGAATCCAGATAAAATAATAGCGGCTAAAGGTATGGAAGGGAATGAAGGTTCCTATGAAATAATAACAAAAGATTCAAAATGGAAGGATATTAAAGCAGTGCAAAACAATCAAGTATATGCAATACCAAATGCGCCATTTAATTGGTTCGATAGACCACCATCAGTAAATCGGGTAATCGGTGTTAAGTGGCTGGGCAATTTAATTTATCCAGAAAGGTTTAATTATGATATGAATAAGGAAACAAAGGATTTTTATGAAATGTTTTATCACCGTGCTCTGACAGACGATGAGGTAGCAGAAATACTAGAAAATGCTATGCCCAGATAATAAAGCACCTTAGAGGAAGTGATATGAATGAAAATAGTTACAGTTTCCGGACCTCCGTCATCGGGAAAAACTTCGATTACACTGAAAGTAATAGAAATATTAAAAAGAGAAGCCTTTAAAATTGGGGTTGTAAAATTTGATAGCTTATCCACGTACGATGATATACTCTATGAAAAAACAGGGGTGAAGGTGAAGGTTGGACTTTCTGGTAACCTTTGCCCAGACCATTTCTATATAAGCAATATAGAAGATTGTGTTCAATGGGGAATAAGTGAAGAACTAGATATGCTCATAAGCGAAAGTGCGGGCCTCTGTAACAGATGTTCCCCTCATATAAAGGATGTATTGTCCATCTGTGTTATAGATAATCTGTCAGGAGTCAATACGCCTAAAAAAATAGGACCGATGCTAAAACTAGCAGATATAGTTGTTATAACGAAAGGTGATATAGTATCCCAAGCAGAGCGGGAAGTATTTGCATTTAGGGTAAAGCAAGCAAATCCTAGAGCATCTATAATTTTTATCAATGGAATAACGGGTCAAGGGTCTTATGATTTAGCCGTTAAGCTGAAAGAAGCGAAAGCCTTTAATAGTCTTGAGAATAAAAGGCTCAGGTTTTCTATGCCTTCTGCTCTGTGTTCCTATTGCGTAGGAGAAACAAGAATAGGAGAAGAATATCAATCGGGAAACATAAAAAAGATGAAGATATAGCTTGGAGGGATCATATGACTTTAGATATAGCAAAGCATCCAATAAAGGAATTGTTTATAAAATATCCCTACTCTGAAGATTTTTTTATATCATTCGATATCAAAGACATGGATGTTAATTTATCAATGGAAGAAGTAGTGATAAATTTAAAAGATGAAATATTAGAAGACAATGGACTGAGCAGAGAACAGTTAATCGATAACTTTATATCTTTTATAGAGAAAATGGAAGCATTAAAAAATTTATCGGACAATACGATCGAGTCCATAACCATAATAGGTGGAAAAGATAAGCATGGAAGAGATGAGGATATAAAGCTTGAATTAAATGTAGGAGAGGTAATCTCTATAGTGGGACCTACAGGCTCTGGAAAGAGCAGGTTACTTGCAGATATAGAATGTCTAGCCCAAAGAGATACTCCTACAAATAGGCAAATTCTAGTGAATGGAAAGGCGCCAGATCCCAATAAACGATTTGATATAGAAAACAAATTAGTTGCTCAGTTATCTCAAAATATGAACTTTGTAATGGATCTTTCCGTAGAGGAATTTATAAAGTTACATGCTGAAAGTAGGCTGATTGCAAATATAGAAGCGGTTGTAGAAGAGATCATTATATGTGCAAATAATCTGGCCGGAGAAAAGTTTGATCGGAGCACTCCTCTTACCCAATTAAGTGGTGGACAATCTAGAGCACTGATGATCGCAGATACCGCCCTTTTAAGTCGTTCACCGATCGTACTGATAGATGAAATAGAAAATGCAGGTATCGATAGAAAAAATGCCATTGAGTTATTGGTTAAGAAGGAAAAAATCGTATTGATATCAACCCATGATCCAGTTTTGGCCCTTATGGGAGATCGAAGAATCGTGATAAAAAATGGTGGAATAGATCAAATTATTACTTCATCTAATGAAGAGAAAAAATATATCGACATATTAGATCATGTAGATAGAAAAATGCTGGATATAAGAAATCACATAAGACAGGGTGGAATAATAGAAGATCATATAATTAATTTTTAGATCAAAAGGGGGTAAGGTATTGAATATAACAGGTGCTACAACGATTGAGAAGCTATTAGAAAATGAACAAGCTTTTGAAGCACTTTTAGCCCTTGGATTTAACACAAGCTCAAAAGAAGAGCTAATAAATCTACTTGGTAAAAACACTATGCTACAAACTGTTCTTAAGGTAAAAAATATAAACTTAGATTTATTTTTAAAAGAATTGAAAGAAAAAATAAATAATGAGATGTTAGAAGAGGGTATTAATAATAAATATTATAATGAAAGTGAAACATTAAACTTTTTAGGCAATATAATTTGCCCGCTGAGAATCGTCTTTGAAGATGATCTTAAAGAAAAATTAGAAGCGTTTGAGAAAGCCACAGGCAAAACCTTTAACTGCTACATTATGCCCAAGGGTGGAGACGATGGCAGATATGATAATTTATGGAAGGAAAAAGATATAGATAAATTTCCAGATATAATTCTCTCCAAGGGCTTTGATGACTTTTATAGAAAAGAGCTAATCGATAATTTAGTAAGCAAAGGACACTTTAAAAGCATAAACAATCCTAATATAGATAAAAAGTTTATAGAAGCTGGTTGTTTAGATAAAGATTATACAATGTATGGCGCTTTTTTAGATGTTTTATTAGTGGACGAAGAAAAGTTAGAAGGTCTGCCAATTCCAAAAACCTGGGGCGATCTTTTAAGCCCAATCTACAAAGATAAAATAGTTACTTTTGAAACTCCTGACGGTATATCAACAGCAATACCACTGTACTTTTACAAAGAGTATGGAGAGGATTCTATAAGAAGCTATGCATTCAATGTTAAAGGCTTCCACAGCAGTGCTAAAATGGCAAGGTTAGTAGGTTCAAATAATCCAGAGGCAGGCGCCATATATACGATGCCGCTCATGTTTGCAATGTCCTGTGTAAAGAAGGGCGTTAAATTAGTAATACCCGAAGATGGTGCTATAGTCTTTCCTTTTTCTATGTTGGTTAAGAAGGGTAAAGAAGAAGAGCTTAGAATATTAACAGATTATATATTTGACAATTATGGACTAAATTTAACTAAGTCCCATGCATTAAGTCTAAGCCCCAATATAGAAAATCCATTTTTAAAAGATCATACTATAAAATGGCTAGGCTGGGAGTTTATAAGATCTAGAGATATCATAGAATTGGGAGAATATATCAACGAAGAATTTTTTAAGGTGTGGAATAAGAAATAGGGATAGATCTGGACTATTTTCCTATCCTTATAATAAAGAAGGCTATGTGCTAATAAATCTACCTTTTGGACAGCCATATGAGCTTTCTCCATCTCTTCTTGGAAAATATATATTATATTTCCCAAAACCCTGCTTTCAGGTAATACAGTAGATGCGATATACTATATTATATAATTTAAGAGGTGCTTTTGATTGTATAGATGCTGTACCTAAGAAAAATTATATAGGACAAGTGAATCTTATAGTATAATGAATACTAAGATCTGAATGCTGAACAGTGATTTGTACAATGGGGGGATGATGATATGTTTTTTATTATGGGAATATCACCTAGAAGAGAAGAGTTGGATTTTAACCAAACCGTGGTTTGTTCTCGTTGCGGGAAGTATGGTAGATATAATGGGATTCGAGAATATACTGCGCTGAGTTTATTTTTTATTCCAGTTCTAAAATGGGGGAAAAAGTACTATGTAAGATCCAGCTGCTGTGGTAGTGTCTATAGTATAGAGAAAGATCTAGGAGATCGCATCGTTAAAGGAGAAAATATCACCTTGAGGGATGTAGATTTAAGTTTAATCCATGGCGGAGAAAAATACCATGGAAAGAGATGCGCTCATTGTAATTTTCAAACCCATGAGGATTTCACGTACTGTCCGAAGTGTGGAACCCCATTTGAATAGAAAATAAACTAAAATAGTTCAATTATATGAAGTAGAGATAAAATCCATGTAGAAAAGAAGGGCTAGCCTTTCTTTTCTACATGGATTTTATTGATTTAGACTTGTAGATCGATGATTTTATGTAATAGATTAAAAAATATTTGATGATAAGGGAACCTTTTGTGCCTCTAAACCATCTTACAGATGTCTAGACGATTTACAAGTGAATAGAGGGGATTGGCATATCAACTTAATATGTTTCGGCTGGCTAAAACCATTGTAAGAGATGATACCGGTGCAGAGGATGCTGTATGCGAAGTGATTACGATGTTCAGCTAAATGAAAAGGTAGCCATAACAATTCCGTTGCAGTAAAGCATACAAATAAAGTATTTTTTAAGAAATGCACCTTCGAAATGAGTGCAACCTAATAGCGAAGGTGTATTTGTCGTTTATTTGTTCAGTAATTATTAAGGGTGCATGTTATAAAGAAGGAAGTAAAAAAACTTTGAAAGCAAGATTTTATGTTGTAAAAATAAGAAAAATTGTGTATTTTTTATCAATTGTATATTATAATTATATATAGATAAGGCATCATGAATAGAAAAATTTAATACAACAAAATAAAAGCGGTGCAGAGAGTTGTGTACCATGAGTTTCACATCGATATAATGGAAAAATAGGAGGCTCTTTATGAAAAATAAAATAATTTTGGCCACAGTAATCTGTTGTATGTTCGTATCTGGATATTTATTTTCAGGGTTGAGAATGAACAATAATAAAAATATCAATGCATATGCATCTGAACAAATAGGGTCCGACACTAGAACCATCTATAGAGAAGAACTTATTTCTGAGATGAAGAAAGAAACCAATTCCTTAAGCTTAGAAAATCAATATCTAAGAGCAGAACTGAGCCAGCTTAAAAAGCAGCTAAAGAGCGAAAATAAAGCGGTAGAACCTAAGTTTCATGGATATACAATCTATTACACTTTAGATAAAAGATATAGTTCTGTATTTAGAGAAAATAAATGGGAGAACGGAAACTTCACTGTTGATGGGCATACTTATATGAGAGGTATCGGTTTTGACAGAAAAGAAAACGGCGATAGGAACCATTATGTTGCAAAGCTATATAACTACAACGGTGAATATTCAAGGCTTACTGGTTTAATAGGGATCGACGATTTAGCAAAAGATTTAGACGATGCACAGATTACTTTTGCGGTATACAATAATGACGTCATTACAAAATGCTATAATGAGTTTTACGGGGATACTTTATATAAAACCCAGTTTAAAAAATCAGATGGATTACAGAAAATAGATGTTAACTTAAAGGGTGCTAACAGCATTATCATTGAGTTTTCCGTTAATCAGAAAAGCAATTTAAATAATTTTCTTTTATTAGAGCCACAATTGAAATAAAATTAAAACATGGATTGAAGAAATTTGATTTCTGAGATCCATGTTTTTTTACTTAGAAATATTAAATTATAAGCATTTAAAAGTGTGGTTTAGGAATTCAACTGCAGTTTTTACTGTAGTTTTAGATGCATCATCCAGCAATGGGTTCAGCTCTACGAAGTCCATTGAAGTTACGAATTTTTCTTTTAAAAGCGTTTCAATGGTAAACTTACCTTCTTCTAAAGTAAAACCATCGGCTACGGGAGTTCCAGTACCAGGAACGATCGATTTGTCGAATACATCGATATCATAGCTGATATGAACGCCATCTACGCCAGAACCTTTGATATTTTCAATCACTTCATTTAAAACATTTTCCAATCCCTTTTCTCTCACAGTTTTCATGCTGTAGTAAGAAAGGTTCAGATCATCTACTAAAGCCAATTCACCAGCGTCAGGGTCCCGAACACCGATGATGTAAACATTTTTAGGATGAACCTTTTGGCCTTTAAAATAGATATCCGTAAACTTTGGATGACCGACGCCCATGGATGCTGCTAAAGGCATACCGTGAGGGTTGCCAGATGGAGAAGTTAAATGGGTGTTAATATCACTGTGAGCATCAATCCATATGACCGCAACTTCATTGAAGTGCTTGCTGATTCCAGCGATACTACCCATTCCTAAAGAGTGATCACCTCCGATGACGAAAGGGAAGCTTTCGCCTTCAAGAGAGCAGTACACTTGGTGTGCTAAGTTTGTATTTACCTCGGTTATTAAATCTAAATATTTAATGTTTTCATGACCTTTAAATTGATCCTCTTCAGAAGCAGGAGGAATGACTAAGTCCCCCAAATCATAAAGTGTATGACCATTATTTTTAATCAAATCTATCATATTATTTTCTCTAAGAACACTAGGACCATATTGTGCGCCATCTTTACCACAACCGTACGTAAGAGGTACACCGATTAAATTGATTTTCATGTATGATTCCTCCTTAAAATAAATTTGTTCGCTTTGGCTCACAAATTTTATGTCGCACTCAACTCTAGGTAGGGCTTAGAGTTTCAAGTGCTGAAATTAAACTCAAAATCAGTATACCACCAAAGGTCAAAAAAAGTAATAGAATTCTCTAAAATGTATGAAAATTCAACATTTAGCATATAAATTCAACACAGATTTTACAGGAAAAATAACACATCAATAGGGTTCCCAAATCCTTAAATTTATAGTCCGATGATTCCCAGGAAACAGAGTAAAAAATAAAGACTGGAAATATTCCAGTCTTTCAATGGGATCAATTTATTCGTTTATTTGTACTTCATACTCTTTCTTTAATTCATCCACTTTATTTAAATAAAGCTCTTGTTGCTTCATCATGGATAATTGTTGGTTTAATTGCATTTTAACCTCTGCAAAAGGCTTTACAGACTCCTCTACCTTATTAACAGCCTTGATGATATGGTAACCAAATTGAGTTTTAACAGGAGCACTCACTGCTCCAACCTCCATATCAAAAGCAGCGTTTTCAAATTCAGGAACCATTCTGCCTCTTGTAAAATGTCCTAAATCGCCACCTTGTGCATTGGAAGGGCAAGTAGAATGTTTTTTTGCAGCTTCTTCAAAGCTAAGTCCCTCATTGATTTCTTTAAGAACTTCGTTTGCTTTTTCTTCGCTCTCTACAAGGATGTGGCTCGCTTGCATAGATTCAGGCTCTTTAAATGAATCAGTATGCTCGTTGTAGTAGTTTAACATATCTTCTTCAGATACAGTAGCATTTTTTAATACATTATGCATTGCATATTGCTTTAAAATGTTATCATGCATTCTTTGCGCTTCTTGAATGAAAACTTCATCTTTATCTAATCCATTTTTTAAAGCCTCTAGAAGGAATAACTCTTGATTTACTAGTTCTTGTACCAATTGTTTTTTACCTGCTTCAGAGTTAAACTGCATCGCTTGCTGAGGGTTTAAGCTGCCAAGCAATAAATCGAAATCTTGTTGTGTTATTTCTCTTCCGCCAACAGTTGCCAATACTTTATTATTATCCATGTAGTAACGCTCCTTTATTAGTTTATTCCTACTCATAATAACAAAAAAAGTAAACGATGTCCAATTGAACTAAAATAAAACTTTAACAGATTCATACTATATCTATGTACAAAAATCCATGTATAGAAAAAATTTACTCCTCTATACATGGATTGTATTCATTTAGAGTTTGCAAGTATTTAATTATCGACCCAGAAGAACTTATTTCAGTCTATCATCTGCTAGTTCTATGAATCGTTCGATGTCCTTCTGAACTAAACCTAAGGAGCTTCTCCAGAAGTCTATAGAAGTAACATCGATGTTCATTACTTTCGCCACATCTACAATATTATTTTTTCCTGTTGCTTCCAGTAGGGCATCGTATTCTTTAACGAAGGATTCGCCACGCTTTAGATACTCGGAGTATAGTCCTTTAGAAAACAGCAATCCAAAGGCATATGGGAAGTTATAAAAATGCCTGTCTGCTGAGTAATAATGGGATTTATTGATCCACATGGAATCGTGTAGAACATTGTGATCCAACCCGTCTCCATAGGCTTGTTTCTGCGCATCAATCATAATCTCTTTGATTTCATTCACAGAAAGAGATGCATTTTTTCTTCGCTTAAATACTTCAGATTCAAATAGGAATCGACTATATATATCCACAATGACTTGACCTGCGTCTGAAATAGAAGTTTCTAAGATACCAAAGGCTTCTTCAGGGGTTGCATTTTTCAGAGCACTGTTGATAATAATCGTTTCTGCAAATATGGAAGCAGTTTCTGCTAGTGGCATAGGGTAGCTACTATTTAAGATACTTGCATCCTTTAGGCAATGTCCGTGGTATCCATGACCAAGCTCATGCGCCAATGTGGTCATATTGCTAAAGCTACCATCGAAGTTGGCTAAAATTCTACTTTCCTTAATGGGATGTAGGTTAAAGCAGAAAGCCCCACCCCGCTTACCATCCCTAGGCTCTGCGTCGATCCAATTGTTATCAAAGGCTTTTTGAGCGAAGTTTC
Above is a genomic segment from Alkaliphilus oremlandii OhILAs containing:
- a CDS encoding peptidylprolyl isomerase; translated protein: MDNNKVLATVGGREITQQDFDLLLGSLNPQQAMQFNSEAGKKQLVQELVNQELFLLEALKNGLDKDEVFIQEAQRMHDNILKQYAMHNVLKNATVSEEDMLNYYNEHTDSFKEPESMQASHILVESEEKANEVLKEINEGLSFEEAAKKHSTCPSNAQGGDLGHFTRGRMVPEFENAAFDMEVGAVSAPVKTQFGYHIIKAVNKVEESVKPFAEVKMQLNQQLSMMKQQELYLNKVDELKKEYEVQINE
- a CDS encoding zinc ribbon domain-containing protein, which codes for MFFIMGISPRREELDFNQTVVCSRCGKYGRYNGIREYTALSLFFIPVLKWGKKYYVRSSCCGSVYSIEKDLGDRIVKGENITLRDVDLSLIHGGEKYHGKRCAHCNFQTHEDFTYCPKCGTPFE
- a CDS encoding ATP-binding cassette domain-containing protein; protein product: MTLDIAKHPIKELFIKYPYSEDFFISFDIKDMDVNLSMEEVVINLKDEILEDNGLSREQLIDNFISFIEKMEALKNLSDNTIESITIIGGKDKHGRDEDIKLELNVGEVISIVGPTGSGKSRLLADIECLAQRDTPTNRQILVNGKAPDPNKRFDIENKLVAQLSQNMNFVMDLSVEEFIKLHAESRLIANIEAVVEEIIICANNLAGEKFDRSTPLTQLSGGQSRALMIADTALLSRSPIVLIDEIENAGIDRKNAIELLVKKEKIVLISTHDPVLALMGDRRIVIKNGGIDQIITSSNEEKKYIDILDHVDRKMLDIRNHIRQGGIIEDHIINF
- a CDS encoding ABC transporter substrate-binding protein, yielding MNITGATTIEKLLENEQAFEALLALGFNTSSKEELINLLGKNTMLQTVLKVKNINLDLFLKELKEKINNEMLEEGINNKYYNESETLNFLGNIICPLRIVFEDDLKEKLEAFEKATGKTFNCYIMPKGGDDGRYDNLWKEKDIDKFPDIILSKGFDDFYRKELIDNLVSKGHFKSINNPNIDKKFIEAGCLDKDYTMYGAFLDVLLVDEEKLEGLPIPKTWGDLLSPIYKDKIVTFETPDGISTAIPLYFYKEYGEDSIRSYAFNVKGFHSSAKMARLVGSNNPEAGAIYTMPLMFAMSCVKKGVKLVIPEDGAIVFPFSMLVKKGKEEELRILTDYIFDNYGLNLTKSHALSLSPNIENPFLKDHTIKWLGWEFIRSRDIIELGEYINEEFFKVWNKK
- a CDS encoding NPCBM/NEW2 domain-containing protein, with the protein product MKNKIILATVICCMFVSGYLFSGLRMNNNKNINAYASEQIGSDTRTIYREELISEMKKETNSLSLENQYLRAELSQLKKQLKSENKAVEPKFHGYTIYYTLDKRYSSVFRENKWENGNFTVDGHTYMRGIGFDRKENGDRNHYVAKLYNYNGEYSRLTGLIGIDDLAKDLDDAQITFAVYNNDVITKCYNEFYGDTLYKTQFKKSDGLQKIDVNLKGANSIIIEFSVNQKSNLNNFLLLEPQLK
- the rocF gene encoding arginase gives rise to the protein MKINLIGVPLTYGCGKDGAQYGPSVLRENNMIDLIKNNGHTLYDLGDLVIPPASEEDQFKGHENIKYLDLITEVNTNLAHQVYCSLEGESFPFVIGGDHSLGMGSIAGISKHFNEVAVIWIDAHSDINTHLTSPSGNPHGMPLAASMGVGHPKFTDIYFKGQKVHPKNVYIIGVRDPDAGELALVDDLNLSYYSMKTVREKGLENVLNEVIENIKGSGVDGVHISYDIDVFDKSIVPGTGTPVADGFTLEEGKFTIETLLKEKFVTSMDFVELNPLLDDASKTTVKTAVEFLNHTFKCL